One region of Sardina pilchardus chromosome 18, fSarPil1.1, whole genome shotgun sequence genomic DNA includes:
- the mypn gene encoding myopalladin isoform X3 has translation MDQPTSLSQFLRDNYLAEARAHHRHGEGGRSDASPSRRLLYGTHKGKAEDSGTREDPQLPDLSAFLSQEELDKSVNLARQAIGHEPHENERSEAKPLQTAPSLAPAVTSPIIKPPADKTETTSLTQPFTSNRPQLQNPTPLHDGVMRNNRAPREPSQDFKRPMRNQPYGLETQSKKEFLNKAADFIEELSSLFKANSSKRVRPRSCKGHRSRNKPQPDGMAFSLNVADERERPIHSFSTDPSEALCGEDFAQQEVEMAEQETFMPGDDALEEEAAAEGEAMAEAEGDSEAEAIAEAEAEAPALLEGQTSEEPVYEPPHFIQKIKSREVPEGSKVQLDCIVRGLPVPEVRWFCEGKELENSPDIQIINNGEQHSLIIAEAFEEDTGRYSCFASNFYGTDSTSAEIYIEGASSSDSEPEQHFDPLAQVQTEAVQSQTTLPSASSSQANAFVEDSLSTPATVYPEAAPPSVVLTPPATSEELCPPPPAQILSTPLPTPLPTPLPPPQVVSPLAPLQLEPAPLTVQDIGAPVLLAQEIPLEPPLLEQPEVTQVAAASVSTQLDSSPPPPALLPPLGVPSSPPALTTSAPLAVPEDTAAPLAEVLPTSSLPPLVVSTQSNGLEGQNGGSYPQGLDGRPIMAAPVFTKSLQDLLASESQLVVLECRVKGVPSPKVEWYREGTLIEDSPDFRILQKKPRSMAESEEICTLVIAEVFPEDSGTFTCTANNKYGTVSSIAALKVKGKDTKTNHVKTLSSLNLETALSTVSKQTASEYKASSVKSQLDGSLTNCSKAYSSTLSLHPLSSSGHRLDAYSSSMPSLDPLSLGSPHLDAFRSTLPCAADHPTSFSMPRLDPLSINQSAPPYQPPGSVPLQLNATVPSLWPNNHHAADRGPPTEPGPFPGPFPVPAAPAEPLTSCLKPQLDQPSARDPSAPSSFLSSDLLSGAMSLLSRAESRAKPPEPKCTIPLPDPPASCLKSRPEGVLVNHREPRSASRVGLRVHFRLPEDEVQEEEEEEEVESEDGSSTHEEMYSSPKEPPPVLAKPKLVQNDQGHTFIRDPVQLQLLHNQVLLEQQQDGSPQEPAAAAAPLHTPFTDSSSVLPITHAPVQARPAPTPIPPPQVDSRLVPQFSPAAPPVLSPMMPRVASTSAPPVSMSAPPVPKLAAPPVSQMPPMNMAGMSVSAAPLPHMSMAPPPQMSPMPAPAMSMAPPTSMSRPYSTSYMPTVGSPPVPKFMTAPMSPMSVAPSSYPSVSSSMLNIAPLTPLSPVLSKPPMAPLSPPPPVAQAPAPQHTLPPLPPVSSLCTGASNSQSFSYARPKEFIAAQTLSPVRSPSPTESPVPLLHELAAELNLKLAREIGSPLSPASSVSNFPMSPRVFHTRVLEPPTSPTSATSPTYVSSPTMVPPAFLNSPFLRAQSPPQASSPTSSSSTPSPIQNPVAFLSSVLPSLSSLGGSQSTNSMGLPKRAPIVPQSILRKTARNQRLPSDEDIRESKESLIHDIEKKLRFKEDTMRQGPQKLTYEGKAASRPLGPNIPTATVINYDEEYKVSNFEQRLMSEIEFRLERTPVEESDDDVQHDEIPTGKCIAPLFDKKLKNFRAMEGAPLTFTCKVVGIPFPKVYWFKDGKQILKKNDHYKKYREGDGTCALHIEAVTNDDDGNYTVMAANPQGRMSCSGHLIVQTGPVRSRQQIINSQRVRARVQEVEEGEPTQERFFRPHFLQAPGDMVAHEGRLCRLDCKVSGLPNPEIMWLRNGQPVYPDFTHRMLVRENGIHSLLTDPLTKKDAGTYTCIASNKAGQSSFCLELRVVEKEMKHPPQFVEKLQNTGIAEGIPVRLECRVVGMPPPAIFWKKDNETIPHSRDRMSMHQDATGYVCLLIQPTRKEDAGWYTVSAKNEAGIISCTARLDIYASAATFN, from the exons ATGGACCAGCCCACATCACTGTCCCAGTTTTTGCGGGACAACTACCTGGCGGAGGCCAGAGCTCACCACAGACACGGAGAAGGGGGTCGCTCCGACGCGTCCCCCTCGCGGCGTCTCCTGTACGGGACGCACAAAGGCAAGGCCGAGGATTCTGGGACGCGTGAGGATCCTCAGCTCCCCGACCTGTCCGCTTTTCTCAGTCAAGAGGAGCTCGACAAAAGTGTCAACCTTGCCAGACAAGCCATTGGTCACGAGCCCCACGAGAATGAAAGGTCCGAGGCCAAACCCCTACAGACGGCCCCCTCTTTGGCCCCGGCGGTGACCTCGCCCATTATCAAACCCCCTGCGGACAAAACTGAGACCACCTCACTAACACAGCCGTTCACGTCAAACAGGCCGCAGCTCCAAAACCCAACGCCCCTCCATGACGGTGTCATGAGGAACAACCGGGCTCCCCGGGAGCCCTCTCAGGACTTCAAGCGGCCCATGAGGAACCAGCCGTACGGCCTCGAGACTCAGTCCAAAAAGGAGTTCCTCAACAAAGCGGCCGACTTCATCGAGGAGCTCTCCTCGCTCTTCAAGGCCAACAGCTCCAAGAGGGTACGGCCGCGGTCCTGCAAGGGCCACAGGAGCAGGAACAAGCCCCAGCCGGACGGCATGGCCTTCAGCCTCAACGTGGCCGATGAGCGGGAGAGGCCCATTCACTCCTTCAGCACTGACCCGTCAGAGGCCCTGTGCGGCGAGGACTTTGCCCAACAGGAAGTGGAAATGGCAGAGCAGGAAACGTTCATGCCGGGGGACGATGCCCTGGAGGAGGAAGCTGCGGCCGAAGGGGAGGCCATGGCCGAGGCCGAGGGCGACTCTGAGGCGGAGGCCATTGCTGAGGCGGAGGCTGAGGCCCCGGCCTTGCTGGAGGGCCAGACCTCAGAGGAGCCTGTCTACGAGCCGCCCCACTTCATCCAGAAGATCAAAAGCCGAGAGGTTCCAGAGGGAAGCAAGGTCCAGCTGGACTGTATTGTGAGAGGTCTCCCTGTGCCTGAAGTTCG ATGGTTCTGTGAGGGGAAAGAGTTAGAGAACAGCCCTGACATCCAGATCATCAACAACGGAGAACAGCACTCCCTGATCATAGCTGAAGCGTTTGAAGAAGACACAGGACGCTACTCCTGCTTCGCCTCCAACTTCTATGGCACAGACTCAACATCAGCAGAAATTTATATTGAAG GTGCCTCCTCTTCAGATTCGGAACCTGAGCAGCATTTTGACCCTTTAGCACA GGTGCAGACGGAAGCAGTCCAATCCCAAACCACACTGCCTTCAGCCTCCAGCAGTCAGGCTAATGCGTTTGTTGAGGACTCGTTGTCTACGCCGGCAACCGTTTATCCTGAAGCTGCACCACCCTCAGTGGTTCTCACACCGCCAGCCACCAGCGAGGAGCTGtgtccacctccacctgcccaAATCCTCTCCACACCCCTgcccacacccctccccacacccctgccccctccccagGTGGTCTCTCCACTGGCCCCCCTCCAGCTTGAGCCAGCTCCTCTGACCGTCCAAGACATCGGTGCGCCAGTCCTCCTCGCGCAGGAGATTCCTCTCGAGCCTCCCTTACTCGAGCAGCCAGAGGTCACCCAGGTGGCCGCCGCATCGGTTAGCACTCAGCTGGACTCgagcccaccaccaccagcgctGCTGCCCCCCCTGGgggtcccctcctctccccccgccCTGACCACCTCCGCGCCTCTGGCCGTCCCCGAGGACACAGCGGCACCTTTGGCTGAAGTGCTTCCCACGTCATCGTTGCCTCCGCTTGTGGTGTCCACCCAGTCCAACGGGCTCGAG GGTCAGAATGGAGGCAGCTATCCACAAGGCTTAGATGGAAGGCCAATCATGGCGGCCCCTGTTTTTACAAAG AGTTTACAGGATCTGCTTGCGTCGGAGAGCCAGCTGGTGGTGCTAGAGTGCCGTGTGAAAGGAGTGCCCTCCCCCAAGGTGGAGTGGTACAGGGAGGGGACTCTAATAGAGGACTCGCCTGACTTCAGGATCCTGCAGAAGA AGCCCAGGTCTATGGCAGAATCAG AGGAGATATGCACTTTGGTTATTGCTGAAGTCTTCCCCGAGGACTCCGGAACGTTCACTTGCACGGCCAACAATAAATATGGCACGGTCTCCAGTATCGCAGCACTGAAAGTGAAAG GCAAAGACACCAAAACAAATCATGTAAAAACACTGTCCAGCCTAAATCTGGAGACCGCACTCAGCACGGTGTCTAAACAGACAGCCTCGGAGTATAAGGCGTCCAGTGTGAAGTCGCAGCTGGACGGCTCCCTGACCAACTGCAGCAAGGCTTACTCCAgtaccctctccctccatcccctcagCAGCAGTGGCCACCGCTTAGACGCCTACAGCAGCAGCATGCCCAGCCTTGACCCACTAAGCCTCGGCAGCCCCCACCTTGACGCTTTTAGGTCCACCCTCCCGTGCGCCGCTGACCACCCCACCAGCTTCAGTATGCCGCGCCTCGACCCGCTGAGCATTAACCAGAGCGCCCCGCCGTACCAGCCCCCCGGCTCCGTCCCCCTCCAGCTAAACGCCACCGTCCCCAGCCTCTGGCCTAACAACCACCACGCGGCCGACCGCGGTCCACCCACGGAGCCCGGCCCCTTCCCCGGCCCCTTCCCCGTCCCGGCAGCCCCCGCTGAGCCTCTAACCTCCTGCCTCAAACCCCAGCTGGACCAGCCCTCAGCCCGAGACCCCTCGGCCCCGtcgtccttcctctcctctgaccTGCTCAGTGGCGCCATGTCTCTGCTCTCGAGGGCTGAGAGCAGAGCCAAGCCGCCTGAGCCCAAATGTACTATACCCCTCCCAGATCCCCCGGCCTCCTGCCTTAAGTCCCGACCGGAGGGCGTCCTGGTCAACCACAGAGAGCCACGGTCAGCGTCGCGTGTGGGCCTACGGGTGCACTTCAGACTTCCAGAGGatgaggtgcaggaggaggaggaggaggaggaggtggagagtgaggatGGATCCAGCACACATGAGGAGATGTACTCTTCACCCAAGGAGCCACCCCCTGTCCTGGCCAAACCCAAACT TGTACAAAATGATCAAGGACATACTTTTATAAG GGACCCCGTTCAGCTCCAGCTGCTCCACAACCAGGTGCtcctggagcagcagcaggatggCTCCCCTCAGGAgcctgcagctgcagcagcgccgCTCCACACACCTTTCACGGACTCGTCCTCTGTGCTGCCCATAACACATGCACCTGTACAGGCCAGGCCAGCCCCGACCCCCATCCCGCCTCCCCAGGTTGACTCTAGGCTGGTTCCCCAATTCAGTCCAGCAGCTCCTCCTGTTCTATCTCCCATGATGCCTCGAGTGGCGTCCACCTCCGCACCTCCCGTTAGCATGTCTGCACCCCCAGTGCCCAAGCTGGCAGCCCCGCCAGTCAGCCAGATGCCCCCAATGAATATGGCTGGCATGAGTGTGAGTGCCGCCCCTCTGCCCCACATGAGCATGGCACCTCCGCCCCAGATGAGCCCCATGCCCGCTCCAGCCATGAGCATGGCCCCTCCCACCTCTATGTCACGCCCCTATAGCACGAGCTACATGCCCACGGTGGGTTCTCCGCCCGTGCCCAAGTTCATGACCGCGCCCATGTCGCCGATGAGCGTAGCCCCCTCGTCCTACCCCAGCGTCAGCTCGTCGATGCTCAACATCGCTCCGCTGACCCCTCTGTCTCCGGTGCTGTCCAAACCCCCGATGGCGCCGCTGAGTCCACCTCCGCCTGTAGCCCAAGCTCCGGCGCCCCAGCACACCCTCCCCCCGCTCCCGCCGGTCAGCTCCCTCTGCACCGGCGCCAGCAACTCCCAGAGCTTCAGCTACGCCAGGCCCAAGGAGTTCATCGCCGCCCAGACGCTCTCCCCCGTGAGGAGCCCCTCTCCCACGGAGTCGCCGGTGCCCCTGCTCCACGAGCTGGCCGCCGAGCTCAACCTCAAGCTGGCCCGGGAGATCGGCTCTCCGCTGAGCCCGGCCTCGTCCGTCTCCAACTTCCCCATGTCTCCGCGCGTCTTCCACACCAGGGTGCTGGAGCCCCCCACGAGCCCCACCAGCGCCACCAGCCCCACGTACGTCTCCTCCCCGACTATGGTTCCTCCGGCCTTCCTCAACTCCCCGTTTCTACGAGCCCAGTCGCCCCCCCAGGCCTCGTCCCCGACCTCCAGCAGCTCCACGCCCAGCCCCATCCAGAACCCCGTGGCCTTCCTCAGCAGCGTCCTGCCCTCGCTGTCCTCCCTGGGGGGATCCCAGTCCACTAACTCCATGGGCCTGCCAAAGAGGGCCCCCATTGT GCCTCAGAGCATTCTGAGGAAGACAGCGCGAAACCAGCGGCTTCCATCAGATGAGGATATCCGCGAGAGTAAAGAAAGCCTCATTCACGATATCGAGAAAAAGCTGAGATTTAAAGAAGACACTATGCGCCAAGGGCCACAG AAGCTGACTTATGAGGGGAAAGCAGCAAGCAGACCTCTTGGACCAAACATTCCCACTGCAACTGTCATTAACTATGACGAG GAGTACAAGGTGTCGAACTTCGAGCAGAGGCTGATGAGTGAGATTGAGTTCCGTCTGGAGAGAACCCCGGTGGAGGAGTCGGACGACGACGTGCAGCACGACGAGATCCCCACGGGCAAGTGCATCGCCCCGCTCTTCGACAAGAAGCTGAAGAACTTCCGGGCCATGGAGGGAGCTCCTCTCACCTTCACCTGTAAAGTAGTTGGAATCCCCTTCCCAAAG GTCTACTGGTTCAAGGATGGGAAACAGATTCTAAAGAAAAACGATCACTACAAGAAATACAGGGAGGGCGATGGAACGTGCGCTCTGCACATAGAAGCAGTCACCAATGACGACGACGGCAACTACACAGTCATGGCTGCCAATCCACAG GGGAGGATGAGCTGTTCTGGCCACCTGATTGTCCAAACGGGTCCTGTTCGGAGTCGGCAGCAAATTATCAACTCTCAGAG AGTACGGGCTCGGGTCCAGGAAGTGGAGGAAGGAGAGCCAACCCAGGAGCGCTTCTTCCGACCTCACTTCCTGCAAGCTCCAGGGGACATGGTGGCGCATGAGGGGCGGCTCTGCAGACTGGACTGTAAG GTGAGTGGGTTGCCGAACCCAGAGATCATGTGGCTCCGGAACGGGCAGCCCGTTTATCCGGACTTCACTCACCGGATGCTGGTGAGAGAAAACGGCATCCACTCGCTCCTCACGGACCCGCTGACGAAGAAGGACGCCGGCACCTACACCTGCATCGCCTCCAACAAAGCTGGCCAGAGCTCCTTCTGCCTTGAGCTGAGAGTCGTGG agaaagagatgaaacaCCCGCCCCAGTTTGTGGAGAAGCTGCAGAACACGGGCATCGCCGAGGGCATCCCCGTCAGACTAGAGTGCCGGGTCGTGGGCATGCCGCCACCTGCCATCTTCTGGAAAAAAGACAATGAGACCATTCCCCACTCTAGGGATCGTATGAG catgcatcaggATGCCACTGGATACGTTTGCCTTCTCATCCAGCCAACCAGGAAAGAGGATGCTGGGTGGTATACAGTTTCAGCCAAGAATGAGGCTGGCATCATTTCATGTACAGCAAGGCTAGACATTTATG CTTCGGCAGCTACATTCAACTGA
- the mypn gene encoding myopalladin isoform X4: MDQPTSLSQFLRDNYLAEARAHHRHGEGGRSDASPSRRLLYGTHKGKAEDSGTREDPQLPDLSAFLSQEELDKSVNLARQAIGHEPHENERSEAKPLQTAPSLAPAVTSPIIKPPADKTETTSLTQPFTSNRPQLQNPTPLHDGVMRNNRAPREPSQDFKRPMRNQPYGLETQSKKEFLNKAADFIEELSSLFKANSSKRVRPRSCKGHRSRNKPQPDGMAFSLNVADERERPIHSFSTDPSEALCGEDFAQQEVEMAEQETFMPGDDALEEEAAAEGEAMAEAEGDSEAEAIAEAEAEAPALLEGQTSEEPVYEPPHFIQKIKSREVPEGSKVQLDCIVRGLPVPEVRWFCEGKELENSPDIQIINNGEQHSLIIAEAFEEDTGRYSCFASNFYGTDSTSAEIYIEGASSSDSEPEQHFDPLAQVQTEAVQSQTTLPSASSSQANAFVEDSLSTPATVYPEAAPPSVVLTPPATSEELCPPPPAQILSTPLPTPLPTPLPPPQVVSPLAPLQLEPAPLTVQDIGAPVLLAQEIPLEPPLLEQPEVTQVAAASVSTQLDSSPPPPALLPPLGVPSSPPALTTSAPLAVPEDTAAPLAEVLPTSSLPPLVVSTQSNGLEGQNGGSYPQGLDGRPIMAAPVFTKSLQDLLASESQLVVLECRVKGVPSPKVEWYREGTLIEDSPDFRILQKKPRSMAESEEICTLVIAEVFPEDSGTFTCTANNKYGTVSSIAALKVKDPPASCLKSRPEGVLVNHREPRSASRVGLRVHFRLPEDEVQEEEEEEEVESEDGSSTHEEMYSSPKEPPPVLAKPKLVQNDQGHTFIRDPVQLQLLHNQVLLEQQQDGSPQEPAAAAAPLHTPFTDSSSVLPITHAPVQARPAPTPIPPPQVDSRLVPQFSPAAPPVLSPMMPRVASTSAPPVSMSAPPVPKLAAPPVSQMPPMNMAGMSVSAAPLPHMSMAPPPQMSPMPAPAMSMAPPTSMSRPYSTSYMPTVGSPPVPKFMTAPMSPMSVAPSSYPSVSSSMLNIAPLTPLSPVLSKPPMAPLSPPPPVAQAPAPQHTLPPLPPVSSLCTGASNSQSFSYARPKEFIAAQTLSPVRSPSPTESPVPLLHELAAELNLKLAREIGSPLSPASSVSNFPMSPRVFHTRVLEPPTSPTSATSPTYVSSPTMVPPAFLNSPFLRAQSPPQASSPTSSSSTPSPIQNPVAFLSSVLPSLSSLGGSQSTNSMGLPKRAPIVPQSILRKTARNQRLPSDEDIRESKESLIHDIEKKLRFKEDTMRQGPQKLTYEGKAASRPLGPNIPTATVINYDEEYKVSNFEQRLMSEIEFRLERTPVEESDDDVQHDEIPTGKCIAPLFDKKLKNFRAMEGAPLTFTCKVVGIPFPKVYWFKDGKQILKKNDHYKKYREGDGTCALHIEAVTNDDDGNYTVMAANPQGRMSCSGHLIVQTGPVRSRQQIINSQRVRARVQEVEEGEPTQERFFRPHFLQAPGDMVAHEGRLCRLDCKVSGLPNPEIMWLRNGQPVYPDFTHRMLVRENGIHSLLTDPLTKKDAGTYTCIASNKAGQSSFCLELRVVEKEMKHPPQFVEKLQNTGIAEGIPVRLECRVVGMPPPAIFWKKDNETIPHSRDRMSMHQDATGYVCLLIQPTRKEDAGWYTVSAKNEAGIISCTARLDIYAQWHQNIPPLPQKKSTRPVSRYAALTGQGLDIKSAFPSSDNCPILFASSPTEATLESEEL; the protein is encoded by the exons ATGGACCAGCCCACATCACTGTCCCAGTTTTTGCGGGACAACTACCTGGCGGAGGCCAGAGCTCACCACAGACACGGAGAAGGGGGTCGCTCCGACGCGTCCCCCTCGCGGCGTCTCCTGTACGGGACGCACAAAGGCAAGGCCGAGGATTCTGGGACGCGTGAGGATCCTCAGCTCCCCGACCTGTCCGCTTTTCTCAGTCAAGAGGAGCTCGACAAAAGTGTCAACCTTGCCAGACAAGCCATTGGTCACGAGCCCCACGAGAATGAAAGGTCCGAGGCCAAACCCCTACAGACGGCCCCCTCTTTGGCCCCGGCGGTGACCTCGCCCATTATCAAACCCCCTGCGGACAAAACTGAGACCACCTCACTAACACAGCCGTTCACGTCAAACAGGCCGCAGCTCCAAAACCCAACGCCCCTCCATGACGGTGTCATGAGGAACAACCGGGCTCCCCGGGAGCCCTCTCAGGACTTCAAGCGGCCCATGAGGAACCAGCCGTACGGCCTCGAGACTCAGTCCAAAAAGGAGTTCCTCAACAAAGCGGCCGACTTCATCGAGGAGCTCTCCTCGCTCTTCAAGGCCAACAGCTCCAAGAGGGTACGGCCGCGGTCCTGCAAGGGCCACAGGAGCAGGAACAAGCCCCAGCCGGACGGCATGGCCTTCAGCCTCAACGTGGCCGATGAGCGGGAGAGGCCCATTCACTCCTTCAGCACTGACCCGTCAGAGGCCCTGTGCGGCGAGGACTTTGCCCAACAGGAAGTGGAAATGGCAGAGCAGGAAACGTTCATGCCGGGGGACGATGCCCTGGAGGAGGAAGCTGCGGCCGAAGGGGAGGCCATGGCCGAGGCCGAGGGCGACTCTGAGGCGGAGGCCATTGCTGAGGCGGAGGCTGAGGCCCCGGCCTTGCTGGAGGGCCAGACCTCAGAGGAGCCTGTCTACGAGCCGCCCCACTTCATCCAGAAGATCAAAAGCCGAGAGGTTCCAGAGGGAAGCAAGGTCCAGCTGGACTGTATTGTGAGAGGTCTCCCTGTGCCTGAAGTTCG ATGGTTCTGTGAGGGGAAAGAGTTAGAGAACAGCCCTGACATCCAGATCATCAACAACGGAGAACAGCACTCCCTGATCATAGCTGAAGCGTTTGAAGAAGACACAGGACGCTACTCCTGCTTCGCCTCCAACTTCTATGGCACAGACTCAACATCAGCAGAAATTTATATTGAAG GTGCCTCCTCTTCAGATTCGGAACCTGAGCAGCATTTTGACCCTTTAGCACA GGTGCAGACGGAAGCAGTCCAATCCCAAACCACACTGCCTTCAGCCTCCAGCAGTCAGGCTAATGCGTTTGTTGAGGACTCGTTGTCTACGCCGGCAACCGTTTATCCTGAAGCTGCACCACCCTCAGTGGTTCTCACACCGCCAGCCACCAGCGAGGAGCTGtgtccacctccacctgcccaAATCCTCTCCACACCCCTgcccacacccctccccacacccctgccccctccccagGTGGTCTCTCCACTGGCCCCCCTCCAGCTTGAGCCAGCTCCTCTGACCGTCCAAGACATCGGTGCGCCAGTCCTCCTCGCGCAGGAGATTCCTCTCGAGCCTCCCTTACTCGAGCAGCCAGAGGTCACCCAGGTGGCCGCCGCATCGGTTAGCACTCAGCTGGACTCgagcccaccaccaccagcgctGCTGCCCCCCCTGGgggtcccctcctctccccccgccCTGACCACCTCCGCGCCTCTGGCCGTCCCCGAGGACACAGCGGCACCTTTGGCTGAAGTGCTTCCCACGTCATCGTTGCCTCCGCTTGTGGTGTCCACCCAGTCCAACGGGCTCGAG GGTCAGAATGGAGGCAGCTATCCACAAGGCTTAGATGGAAGGCCAATCATGGCGGCCCCTGTTTTTACAAAG AGTTTACAGGATCTGCTTGCGTCGGAGAGCCAGCTGGTGGTGCTAGAGTGCCGTGTGAAAGGAGTGCCCTCCCCCAAGGTGGAGTGGTACAGGGAGGGGACTCTAATAGAGGACTCGCCTGACTTCAGGATCCTGCAGAAGA AGCCCAGGTCTATGGCAGAATCAG AGGAGATATGCACTTTGGTTATTGCTGAAGTCTTCCCCGAGGACTCCGGAACGTTCACTTGCACGGCCAACAATAAATATGGCACGGTCTCCAGTATCGCAGCACTGAAAGTGAAAG ATCCCCCGGCCTCCTGCCTTAAGTCCCGACCGGAGGGCGTCCTGGTCAACCACAGAGAGCCACGGTCAGCGTCGCGTGTGGGCCTACGGGTGCACTTCAGACTTCCAGAGGatgaggtgcaggaggaggaggaggaggaggaggtggagagtgaggatGGATCCAGCACACATGAGGAGATGTACTCTTCACCCAAGGAGCCACCCCCTGTCCTGGCCAAACCCAAACT TGTACAAAATGATCAAGGACATACTTTTATAAG GGACCCCGTTCAGCTCCAGCTGCTCCACAACCAGGTGCtcctggagcagcagcaggatggCTCCCCTCAGGAgcctgcagctgcagcagcgccgCTCCACACACCTTTCACGGACTCGTCCTCTGTGCTGCCCATAACACATGCACCTGTACAGGCCAGGCCAGCCCCGACCCCCATCCCGCCTCCCCAGGTTGACTCTAGGCTGGTTCCCCAATTCAGTCCAGCAGCTCCTCCTGTTCTATCTCCCATGATGCCTCGAGTGGCGTCCACCTCCGCACCTCCCGTTAGCATGTCTGCACCCCCAGTGCCCAAGCTGGCAGCCCCGCCAGTCAGCCAGATGCCCCCAATGAATATGGCTGGCATGAGTGTGAGTGCCGCCCCTCTGCCCCACATGAGCATGGCACCTCCGCCCCAGATGAGCCCCATGCCCGCTCCAGCCATGAGCATGGCCCCTCCCACCTCTATGTCACGCCCCTATAGCACGAGCTACATGCCCACGGTGGGTTCTCCGCCCGTGCCCAAGTTCATGACCGCGCCCATGTCGCCGATGAGCGTAGCCCCCTCGTCCTACCCCAGCGTCAGCTCGTCGATGCTCAACATCGCTCCGCTGACCCCTCTGTCTCCGGTGCTGTCCAAACCCCCGATGGCGCCGCTGAGTCCACCTCCGCCTGTAGCCCAAGCTCCGGCGCCCCAGCACACCCTCCCCCCGCTCCCGCCGGTCAGCTCCCTCTGCACCGGCGCCAGCAACTCCCAGAGCTTCAGCTACGCCAGGCCCAAGGAGTTCATCGCCGCCCAGACGCTCTCCCCCGTGAGGAGCCCCTCTCCCACGGAGTCGCCGGTGCCCCTGCTCCACGAGCTGGCCGCCGAGCTCAACCTCAAGCTGGCCCGGGAGATCGGCTCTCCGCTGAGCCCGGCCTCGTCCGTCTCCAACTTCCCCATGTCTCCGCGCGTCTTCCACACCAGGGTGCTGGAGCCCCCCACGAGCCCCACCAGCGCCACCAGCCCCACGTACGTCTCCTCCCCGACTATGGTTCCTCCGGCCTTCCTCAACTCCCCGTTTCTACGAGCCCAGTCGCCCCCCCAGGCCTCGTCCCCGACCTCCAGCAGCTCCACGCCCAGCCCCATCCAGAACCCCGTGGCCTTCCTCAGCAGCGTCCTGCCCTCGCTGTCCTCCCTGGGGGGATCCCAGTCCACTAACTCCATGGGCCTGCCAAAGAGGGCCCCCATTGT GCCTCAGAGCATTCTGAGGAAGACAGCGCGAAACCAGCGGCTTCCATCAGATGAGGATATCCGCGAGAGTAAAGAAAGCCTCATTCACGATATCGAGAAAAAGCTGAGATTTAAAGAAGACACTATGCGCCAAGGGCCACAG AAGCTGACTTATGAGGGGAAAGCAGCAAGCAGACCTCTTGGACCAAACATTCCCACTGCAACTGTCATTAACTATGACGAG GAGTACAAGGTGTCGAACTTCGAGCAGAGGCTGATGAGTGAGATTGAGTTCCGTCTGGAGAGAACCCCGGTGGAGGAGTCGGACGACGACGTGCAGCACGACGAGATCCCCACGGGCAAGTGCATCGCCCCGCTCTTCGACAAGAAGCTGAAGAACTTCCGGGCCATGGAGGGAGCTCCTCTCACCTTCACCTGTAAAGTAGTTGGAATCCCCTTCCCAAAG GTCTACTGGTTCAAGGATGGGAAACAGATTCTAAAGAAAAACGATCACTACAAGAAATACAGGGAGGGCGATGGAACGTGCGCTCTGCACATAGAAGCAGTCACCAATGACGACGACGGCAACTACACAGTCATGGCTGCCAATCCACAG GGGAGGATGAGCTGTTCTGGCCACCTGATTGTCCAAACGGGTCCTGTTCGGAGTCGGCAGCAAATTATCAACTCTCAGAG AGTACGGGCTCGGGTCCAGGAAGTGGAGGAAGGAGAGCCAACCCAGGAGCGCTTCTTCCGACCTCACTTCCTGCAAGCTCCAGGGGACATGGTGGCGCATGAGGGGCGGCTCTGCAGACTGGACTGTAAG GTGAGTGGGTTGCCGAACCCAGAGATCATGTGGCTCCGGAACGGGCAGCCCGTTTATCCGGACTTCACTCACCGGATGCTGGTGAGAGAAAACGGCATCCACTCGCTCCTCACGGACCCGCTGACGAAGAAGGACGCCGGCACCTACACCTGCATCGCCTCCAACAAAGCTGGCCAGAGCTCCTTCTGCCTTGAGCTGAGAGTCGTGG agaaagagatgaaacaCCCGCCCCAGTTTGTGGAGAAGCTGCAGAACACGGGCATCGCCGAGGGCATCCCCGTCAGACTAGAGTGCCGGGTCGTGGGCATGCCGCCACCTGCCATCTTCTGGAAAAAAGACAATGAGACCATTCCCCACTCTAGGGATCGTATGAG catgcatcaggATGCCACTGGATACGTTTGCCTTCTCATCCAGCCAACCAGGAAAGAGGATGCTGGGTGGTATACAGTTTCAGCCAAGAATGAGGCTGGCATCATTTCATGTACAGCAAGGCTAGACATTTATG CTCAGTGGCACCAGAACATCCCTCCACTCCCCCAGAAGAAGAGCACGCGCCCGGTGAGCCGATACGCTGCGCTGACCGGCCAGGGCCTGGACATCAAGTCAGCCTTCCCCTCCAGCGACAACTGCCCCATCCTCTTCGCCAGCTCCCCCACGGAGGCCACCCTGGAGAGCGAGGAGCTGTAA